A single region of the Myripristis murdjan chromosome 3, fMyrMur1.1, whole genome shotgun sequence genome encodes:
- the mespaa gene encoding mesoderm posterior aa — MESYCSPLQLQGNCSPFLFDCDALLEKSYDPIASDPASDPGYFSAGSCSLSPTSSVDSFCFSPTSLPVTGLEQDALDCFIFSSPETLCAKYEAKNQLSSGSSKASSSNICNTTKKSRSRYPGKKRQTASEREKLRMRDLTKALHHLRMYLPPSVAPAGQTLTKIETLRLTIRYISYLSAQLGLSEEVLEQRRSAGFVEQPQTLSQILGQPSASFSPQEPGYSAMETVGQDCRPQISSLQHSYQVSGGICFSSQQYWTPQQQLQHAAFSGQC; from the exons ATGGAGTCTTACTGCTCTCCTCTTCAGCTCCAGGGGAATTGCAGCCCTTTCCTTTTTGACTGTGATGCTCTGCTGGAGAAGTCGTATGATCCTATTGCCAGTGATCCAGCCTCAGACCCTGGTTACTTCAGTGCTGGAAGCTGCAGCCTGTCTCCCACCTCCTCTGTGGACTCCTTCTGCTTctcccccacctctctcccGGTGACTGGACTTGAACAGGATGCCTTGGACTGTTTTATCTTCAGCAGCCCAGAAACACTTTGTGCTAAATACGAGGCAAAGAATCAGCTCTCCTCCGGATCCTCCAAAGCCAGCTCATCCAACATCTGCAACACCACAAAGAAATCCAGGTCCAGGTATCCAGGAAAGAAGCGCCAGACAGCCAGTGAGAGGGAGAAGTTGAGGATGAGGGATTTGACCAAGGCTCTCCATCACCTCAGGATGTATCTGCCCCCCTCAGTGGCCCCGGCAGGACAGACCCTGACCAAGATCGAGACGCTGCGCCTCACCATCCGATACATCTCTTACCTGTCAGCCCAGCTGGGCCTCAGTGAGGAGGTGCTAGAGCAGAGGAGATCCGCAGGCTTTGTGGAGCAGCCCCAAACCCTGAGCCAGATCCTGGGTCAGCCATCAGCCAGCTTCAGCCCACAGGAACCAGGCTACAGTGCCATGGAAACAGTGGGGCAGGACTGCAGACCGCAGATTTCCTCTCTTCAGCACTCATATCAG GTTTCTGGTGGAATTTGCTTCAGCAGCCAGCAGTACTGGACCCCACAGCAACAGCTACAACATGCTGCCTTCTCTGGACAGTGCTGA